Proteins from a genomic interval of Gossypium hirsutum isolate 1008001.06 chromosome A09, Gossypium_hirsutum_v2.1, whole genome shotgun sequence:
- the LOC107888853 gene encoding triacylglycerol lipase 2: MQVMAFSPTGLLSLVVFMVLVVEPHPAYSSSRGGWFGRNQGAATPLVNGICAASVTIHGYKCEEHQVKTQDGYILNMQRIPEGRIGGNSSGNKKQPVLIQHGVLVDGMTWLLNSPQQNLPMILAENGFDVWLANTRGTRFCRHHVSLQPSQSEFWDWSWDELVSYDLPAVFDFVFNHTAQKIHYIGHSLGTLIGLASFSEGHQEDQLKSAAFLSPVAYLTHMKTALGAVAARAFVGEITTLFGVAEFNPKGQQASIFLKALCNYPGVDCYDLVTAITGKNCCLNASTVDLFLQNEPQSTATKNMVHLAQTVRDGVIAKYNYGRPDYNLMHYGEARPPIYNISNIPKDLPIFISYGGQDALSDVEDVGQLLDNLKYHDVNKLSIQYIKDYAHADFIMGVNAKDIVYNQVVSFFKNQQ, from the exons ATGCAAGTTATGGCTTTTTCTCCTACAGGGTTGTTGAGTTTGGTTGTGTTCATGGTCTTGGTGGTGGAGCCTCATCCAGCCTATAGCTCGAGCCGTGGTGGTTGGTTTGGCCGAAACCAAGGTGCAGCCACTCCACTAGTCAATGGGATATGCGCCGCCTCGGTCACTATCCATGGTTACAAATGTGAGGAACACCAA gtgaaAACCCAAGATGGATATATCTTGAACATGCAAAGAATCCCAGAGGGACGTATAGGTGGGAATAGTAGTGGAAACAAGAAGCAGCCGGTGTTAATACAACATGGTGTACTTGTG GATGGAATGACGTGGCTCCTGAATTCACCTCAGCAAAATCTACCAATGATTTTGGCTGAAAATGGCTTTGATGTTTGGCTAGCCAACACTAGAGGTACTAGATTTTGCAGACACCATGTTTCCCTTCAACCTTCCCAATCG GAATTCTGGGACTGGTCATGGGACGAGTTGGTGAGTTATGATCTACCTGCAGTTTTTGACTTTGTGTTCAACCACACAGCCCAGAAGATTCATTACATTGGCCATTCCCTG GGAACTCTTATAGGTTTGGCGTCATTCTCAGAGGGACATCAAGAAGATCAGCTGAAATCTGCAGCATTTTTAAGTCCAGTTGCATACTTGACCCATATGAAGACTGCACTTGGGGCCGTTGCTGCCAGAGCCTTTGTTGGTGAG ATCACTACATTGTTTGGAGTAGCTGAATTCAATCCAAAAGG ACAACAGGCATCAATCTTTCTCAAGGCTTTGTGCAATTATCCAGGAGTTGACTGCTATGATCTGGTGACTGCAATTACAG GTAAAAATTGCTGTCTCAATGCTTCCACGGTTGACCTATTCCTACAAAATGAGCCTCAATCCACAGCAACCAAAAACATGGTGCATTTAGCTCAGA CCGTTCGAGATGGGGTTATCGCAAAATATAACTACGGGAGACCGGATTATAACCTGATGCATTACGGAGAAGCCAGGCCACCAATTTACAACATCTCAAACATACCTAAAGACCTTCCAATATTCATTAGCTATGGAGGCCAAGATGCACTGTCAGACGTTGAAGATGTAGGGCAGTTGCTTGATAATCTAAAGTATCATGATGTCAACAAGCTGTCGATTCAGTACATCAAGGATTATGCTCATGCGGATTTCATAATGGGAGTAAATGCCAAGGATATTGTGTATAATCAAGTTGTTAGCTTCTTTAAAAACCAGCAATGA